Proteins co-encoded in one Christiangramia fulva genomic window:
- a CDS encoding nucleotidyltransferase family protein: MIENKKIGVVILAAGASSRLGYPKQLVEFEGKKLLQKMIDLADDFSFDSKVLVLGANANEIKKEIDSKNFSIAINGEWNQGMSSSIIKGITSSEELEKLDHLLILLSDQPFVNREKIEQLIRLQIENKSEATFSEYEGDIGVPAIFSRSVFQKLKELKGDHGAKKLIYNDKIEFQTIKFEKGNFDVDTKEDVELLKQLEKK; this comes from the coding sequence TTGATCGAAAATAAAAAAATAGGAGTAGTGATCCTGGCGGCGGGAGCTTCCAGTCGGCTTGGTTATCCAAAACAACTGGTGGAGTTTGAAGGGAAAAAATTGCTTCAAAAAATGATCGATCTGGCCGATGATTTTTCTTTCGATTCCAAAGTGCTGGTTTTAGGAGCAAATGCGAATGAAATTAAAAAAGAGATCGACAGTAAAAATTTTAGTATAGCTATCAACGGAGAATGGAATCAGGGAATGTCCTCGAGTATTATAAAAGGAATAACCTCTTCCGAAGAACTTGAAAAACTGGATCATCTCCTTATCCTTCTTTCAGATCAGCCGTTTGTAAATCGCGAAAAAATCGAGCAGTTGATACGGCTTCAGATTGAAAATAAAAGTGAGGCAACTTTTTCTGAATATGAGGGAGACATTGGTGTTCCCGCGATTTTTTCCAGGTCGGTTTTTCAAAAATTGAAAGAGCTAAAGGGAGATCACGGTGCCAAAAAACTCATTTATAATGATAAAATAGAGTTTCAGACAATAAAATTTGAAAAAGGAAATTTTGATGTGGACACCAAAGAAGATGTGGAATTATTAAAGCAGTTGGAAAAGAAATGA
- a CDS encoding XdhC family protein, whose protein sequence is MRELDAIITEYERLKKSGTGCVLATVVHVEGSSYRRAGARMLIDEFGNITGAISGGCLEGDALRKALLALHQQKNKLITYDTSDEDDAVIGAQLGCNGIIQVLFEPINYDDHLNPCELLKLIITRNEPVAVLIQFNLNKTKVQPGTSLVINKDLEKTGKYPEKDIFKKILEHSETVLKNNNSDFLEYGFGEETSHVFIQNYQPPVKLIIVGAGNDAQILAQQAELLGWDVIVTDGRPTHANKERFTSSCQVIVSKPEKTLENIEIDNRSCFVLMSHNYNYDLAVLKLLLDKNEIPYIGILGPKKKYQRMLDDLSDEGFELKEGFLDKIHAPVGLEIGAETPAEIGLSILAEIQMVLTGKSARSLRDKETPIHEKKNNRFQKVLTYDSKFTRS, encoded by the coding sequence ATGAGAGAACTCGATGCAATCATAACGGAATATGAACGCCTGAAAAAGAGCGGAACCGGCTGTGTTCTGGCCACGGTGGTTCATGTTGAAGGCTCTTCTTACCGACGTGCCGGCGCCAGGATGCTCATCGATGAATTCGGTAATATTACCGGCGCAATCAGCGGGGGCTGCCTGGAAGGTGATGCTTTGCGCAAAGCACTTCTTGCCCTGCATCAGCAAAAGAATAAGTTGATCACGTATGACACCAGTGATGAAGATGACGCGGTGATAGGTGCACAGTTAGGCTGTAACGGTATTATTCAGGTTTTGTTTGAACCTATTAATTATGATGATCATCTGAATCCTTGCGAGTTATTAAAGTTGATTATAACCAGAAACGAACCTGTAGCGGTTTTGATCCAGTTTAATTTGAATAAAACGAAAGTTCAGCCGGGAACAAGCCTTGTGATCAATAAGGATTTAGAGAAAACCGGAAAATATCCCGAAAAGGATATATTTAAAAAGATCCTGGAACATTCAGAAACCGTATTAAAAAACAATAATTCTGATTTTTTGGAATATGGCTTCGGGGAAGAAACCAGCCATGTTTTTATTCAGAACTATCAGCCACCGGTGAAACTCATAATTGTCGGCGCAGGGAATGATGCTCAGATCCTTGCACAACAGGCTGAATTACTTGGCTGGGATGTGATCGTGACCGATGGAAGGCCCACTCATGCCAATAAAGAGAGATTTACGAGTTCCTGCCAGGTGATCGTTTCAAAACCGGAGAAAACCCTGGAAAATATTGAAATCGATAACCGAAGTTGTTTTGTGCTGATGAGTCATAATTACAATTATGATCTGGCTGTTTTGAAGCTCCTTTTAGACAAAAATGAGATTCCGTATATCGGAATTCTTGGTCCGAAGAAAAAATACCAGCGAATGCTTGATGATCTTTCGGATGAAGGCTTTGAACTAAAAGAAGGGTTTTTGGATAAAATTCATGCTCCTGTTGGGCTAGAAATCGGCGCGGAAACGCCGGCAGAAATTGGGTTATCCATTTTAGCTGAAATTCAAATGGTTTTGACAGGGAAAAGTGCCAGATCCTTGCGTGATAAAGAAACGCCGATACATGAAAAGAAGAATAATCGCTTTCAAAAAGTATTAACGTATGATAGTAAGTTTACGAGATCCTGA
- a CDS encoding MoaD/ThiS family protein, translating to MKVKVKYFGMIAEAAGKSEEVLELENKLSVSELKKRQIVNYKIPDPDAVQIAVNHDLKTEVELKEGDEVAFLPPFAGG from the coding sequence ATGAAAGTGAAGGTAAAATATTTCGGAATGATCGCCGAGGCAGCAGGAAAGAGTGAAGAAGTGCTGGAGCTTGAAAATAAGCTTTCGGTTTCCGAATTAAAAAAAAGACAAATAGTAAACTATAAAATTCCAGATCCGGATGCTGTACAGATTGCAGTTAACCACGATTTGAAGACTGAAGTAGAATTAAAAGAAGGCGATGAGGTGGCATTTTTACCACCCTTTGCAGGAGGCTGA
- a CDS encoding molybdenum cofactor biosynthesis protein MoaE produces the protein MNKKKPKKVFVQGAIPPEKIANSIGNHQSKTNIGAHSIFLGQIRADEIDGKTVSAIDYSAYEEMAENVFHEIREATFSKFDITCAHIYHSLGKVKTGEICLFVFTSSAHRKIAIEACNYFVEEIKANVPIFGKEIFEDETHQWKVNK, from the coding sequence ATGAATAAGAAAAAACCAAAAAAAGTATTCGTTCAGGGTGCGATTCCGCCGGAAAAGATCGCGAATTCCATTGGGAATCATCAATCTAAAACAAATATTGGTGCGCACAGCATTTTTCTGGGTCAGATTCGAGCCGATGAGATTGATGGCAAAACAGTAAGCGCGATAGACTATTCGGCTTATGAAGAAATGGCCGAAAATGTATTCCATGAGATCAGGGAAGCTACCTTTTCGAAATTTGATATTACCTGCGCCCATATTTATCATAGCCTTGGCAAAGTGAAAACCGGGGAAATTTGTCTTTTCGTGTTCACCTCTTCGGCGCATAGAAAAATAGCCATAGAGGCCTGCAATTATTTTGTAGAGGAAATTAAGGCGAATGTACCAATTTTCGGAAAAGAGATTTTCGAGGATGAAACTCATCAATGGAAAGTGAATAAATAG
- a CDS encoding xanthine dehydrogenase family protein molybdopterin-binding subunit, translating to MSIVKTGIGRRSFLKTVSIAGGGLVIGFNWLACKRAEEAGAEEMAMEMPDEWFEINGYLKIGDNGVVTIYSPNPEIGQNVKTSMPMIVAEELDVDWNNVIVEQAPLNTDIFTRQLAGGSQSIRQGWESLRMAGATARYMLLTAAANQWNVPVSELTVENGVIRHSGSDETLGYGDVASAASKLEVPGEVELKSKDEFKIIGTSRKNVDAKKIVTGQPLYGLDTYKDGMLIAMVVHPPAFGMQFKSMDAEKVKNMPGIKDVFTITTYPEDMEKEWSDVDAFPNPVVIVGESTWQVMQAKKELNVEWELNPELTKEIQILEKSAGMKGATGLESTAIHSALMEEGKAKKSEVVRKDGDPEKAFKNAAKVIERSYTCPFLAHNCMEPMNFYADVSNGKAELLGPVQTPEYAEKSVNKRLGMPLEDIDIQMTRMGGGFGRRLYGHFLVEAAVISEKMEKPIKLVYSREDDMTDGVYRPAYHVKYRAALDENNNLLAFHVNAGGIPESPLFANRFPAGAVDNYLAESWTIGSNISTGAFRAPRSNFIAGAEQSFLDELAEEMGKDPIQFRLDLLDRAEKNPVGKENDYDAARYAGVLKVVRDKSGWENGNSSLSRGVSAYYCHNSYVAQILDMTVKNNEPIIDKVTCAVDCGIVVNPDAAKNMVEGGTIDGIGHALYSEMTFKDGVPQKSNFDTYRLIRHKEAPKEVEVHFVKNDIDPTGLGEPPFPPVQGALANALYKATGKRFYNQPFINQLRNSAGQSDLKT from the coding sequence ATGAGTATTGTAAAAACAGGAATAGGAAGAAGATCCTTTTTAAAAACGGTATCTATTGCAGGTGGCGGTTTGGTGATAGGATTCAACTGGCTGGCATGTAAACGTGCTGAAGAAGCAGGCGCTGAAGAAATGGCAATGGAAATGCCTGATGAGTGGTTTGAAATTAATGGTTATCTGAAAATCGGAGACAACGGCGTGGTGACCATCTATTCGCCCAATCCGGAGATAGGCCAGAATGTCAAAACCTCTATGCCTATGATCGTGGCCGAAGAGCTCGATGTAGACTGGAACAATGTGATCGTGGAGCAGGCACCTTTGAATACCGATATTTTCACTCGTCAGCTTGCCGGAGGAAGTCAGTCTATCCGCCAGGGATGGGAATCTTTACGAATGGCGGGAGCTACAGCAAGATATATGTTATTGACTGCTGCGGCGAATCAATGGAACGTTCCTGTTTCAGAATTAACAGTTGAAAATGGTGTTATCAGGCATTCGGGGAGTGATGAAACTTTGGGCTATGGAGATGTTGCCAGTGCGGCTTCCAAGCTGGAAGTCCCCGGGGAAGTAGAGCTGAAGAGCAAAGATGAATTTAAAATCATCGGAACCTCGCGGAAAAATGTCGATGCCAAGAAAATTGTTACCGGTCAGCCGCTTTACGGCCTTGACACCTATAAAGATGGGATGCTTATCGCCATGGTAGTGCACCCTCCGGCTTTTGGAATGCAGTTCAAATCTATGGATGCTGAAAAAGTCAAAAACATGCCGGGCATTAAGGATGTTTTCACTATTACTACCTATCCTGAAGATATGGAAAAGGAATGGAGTGACGTGGATGCTTTTCCGAATCCCGTGGTTATCGTGGGTGAATCCACCTGGCAGGTGATGCAGGCGAAGAAAGAGCTCAATGTGGAATGGGAATTAAATCCAGAGCTTACCAAAGAAATCCAGATACTCGAGAAATCTGCGGGAATGAAAGGTGCTACGGGACTGGAGAGTACGGCTATTCACAGTGCGCTGATGGAAGAAGGAAAAGCGAAAAAATCGGAGGTGGTCAGGAAAGATGGTGATCCTGAAAAAGCATTTAAAAACGCGGCGAAAGTGATCGAAAGATCATATACCTGTCCGTTTCTTGCCCATAACTGTATGGAACCCATGAATTTTTATGCAGATGTTAGCAATGGTAAAGCTGAATTACTCGGTCCTGTTCAAACTCCTGAATATGCCGAAAAGAGCGTGAATAAACGCCTGGGAATGCCATTGGAAGATATAGATATCCAGATGACCCGAATGGGTGGTGGATTCGGCCGTAGGTTGTATGGTCATTTTTTAGTTGAAGCCGCGGTGATTTCAGAGAAAATGGAAAAACCTATCAAACTGGTATATTCCCGTGAAGATGATATGACAGATGGTGTTTACCGTCCTGCTTATCACGTAAAATATCGTGCAGCCCTTGATGAAAATAATAACCTTCTGGCCTTTCATGTGAATGCCGGTGGAATTCCTGAAAGTCCGCTTTTTGCCAATCGTTTTCCGGCTGGCGCGGTAGATAATTACCTCGCTGAGAGCTGGACCATTGGTTCGAATATTTCTACCGGAGCTTTTCGGGCTCCACGGTCTAACTTTATTGCTGGAGCTGAGCAATCGTTTTTAGATGAACTTGCCGAAGAAATGGGAAAAGATCCTATTCAATTCCGCCTTGATCTGCTCGATCGTGCTGAAAAGAATCCCGTGGGCAAGGAAAATGATTACGATGCCGCCCGGTATGCAGGCGTATTGAAAGTGGTAAGGGATAAATCTGGTTGGGAAAACGGAAATTCCTCTTTAAGCCGTGGCGTTTCTGCCTATTATTGCCATAATTCATACGTTGCCCAAATTCTGGATATGACGGTGAAAAATAACGAACCCATTATTGATAAGGTCACCTGTGCCGTTGACTGCGGAATCGTGGTGAATCCCGATGCGGCTAAAAATATGGTGGAAGGTGGTACCATTGATGGTATTGGCCATGCTCTATACAGCGAAATGACTTTTAAAGATGGAGTGCCTCAAAAGAGCAATTTTGATACCTACAGGTTGATTCGTCATAAAGAGGCGCCGAAAGAGGTGGAAGTTCATTTTGTGAAGAACGATATAGATCCCACGGGTCTTGGTGAACCACCATTTCCTCCTGTGCAGGGAGCCCTTGCTAACGCCCTTTATAAAGCCACCGGAAAAAGATTTTACAATCAGCCGTTCATTAATCAGTTAAGAAATAGTGCGGGGCAAAGTGATTTGAAGACATAA
- the glp gene encoding gephyrin-like molybdotransferase Glp, producing the protein MVSIEEALKIISEQQVELKSEFRQLHDCLGYSLSKDIIAPFDMPAFDNSAMDGYALCGIFSEYDIVGEVAAGDMSEIKLKDGEAVRIFTGAKVPENTTAVMMQERTSVEGSKLFLELEPKVAQYIRKKGGEFEKGQVVLERGYSITPAGIGLMGSLGFNKIEVFKNPLVNLITTGNELVEPGKPKREGQIYESNSYALETACAQFGFKCENKKQIKDDFEAIKAGSKESIENADVLILSGGISVGDYDFVKQALEENGVEEQFYKVFQKPGKPLYFGRKGNKFIFALPGNPASSLSCFYIYVLPFLQKFSGSKKIGLPKYSFPVKHDFENRGDRPAFLKARIINSEVEILDGQSSSMIQSMAVGNALAFVDAETSVKKKEKIECYLIS; encoded by the coding sequence ATGGTAAGCATCGAAGAAGCTTTAAAGATCATTTCAGAACAGCAGGTGGAACTAAAATCTGAATTCCGGCAGCTCCATGATTGTTTAGGATATTCCCTTTCCAAAGATATTATTGCGCCTTTTGATATGCCTGCTTTTGATAATTCAGCTATGGATGGTTACGCCTTATGCGGAATATTTTCTGAATATGACATCGTAGGGGAGGTCGCGGCAGGAGATATGAGCGAAATAAAACTGAAGGACGGGGAAGCTGTCAGGATCTTCACAGGCGCTAAAGTCCCGGAAAATACTACGGCTGTGATGATGCAGGAAAGAACCAGTGTGGAAGGAAGTAAGCTTTTTCTGGAACTGGAGCCTAAAGTAGCCCAGTATATTCGAAAAAAAGGCGGGGAGTTTGAAAAAGGACAGGTGGTTCTCGAAAGAGGTTACTCCATTACGCCAGCCGGAATAGGATTGATGGGAAGTCTCGGATTTAATAAAATAGAGGTTTTTAAAAATCCTTTAGTTAACCTGATCACCACCGGAAACGAACTGGTAGAACCCGGGAAACCTAAAAGGGAAGGACAGATCTATGAATCGAACAGTTACGCCCTGGAGACCGCCTGCGCACAGTTTGGGTTTAAGTGTGAAAACAAGAAACAGATTAAGGATGACTTTGAGGCGATTAAAGCTGGAAGTAAAGAATCCATTGAAAATGCTGATGTTTTGATACTTTCCGGTGGAATTTCGGTTGGAGATTATGATTTTGTAAAACAGGCACTGGAAGAAAATGGCGTGGAAGAACAATTTTATAAGGTTTTTCAAAAGCCGGGAAAACCGCTTTATTTTGGAAGAAAAGGCAATAAGTTCATATTCGCACTGCCCGGGAATCCTGCGTCTTCATTAAGTTGTTTTTACATTTATGTATTGCCGTTCCTTCAGAAATTCAGCGGCTCTAAAAAAATCGGACTTCCTAAATATTCATTTCCTGTAAAACATGATTTTGAAAACAGAGGGGATCGGCCTGCTTTCCTTAAAGCAAGAATTATCAATAGCGAGGTGGAAATTTTGGATGGACAGAGTTCGTCAATGATCCAATCTATGGCGGTTGGAAATGCCCTGGCTTTTGTTGATGCTGAAACTTCAGTTAAAAAAAAGGAAAAAATAGAATGCTATCTAATTTCATAA
- a CDS encoding HesA/MoeB/ThiF family protein, with product MRYDRQIKLDEVGVSGQEKLRNASVLILGVGGLGCPAAQYLAGAGVGRIGLMDHDRVSLSNLHRQTLFNEGDIGKSKAEVAQQKLQRLNSEISLEAIPEALSIENAQKICGEYDLILDGTDNFETKYLINDACILADKPWVYASIYKNEGQLSVFNYQNGPSYRCLFPKTTRQNISCEATGVLGVTPGILGTMQATEILKIILGAGNVLSGKLKLIHVLSGQDQLLSISKREEEIGKIKDHGIIPVRIECKVKDENRKYLDIREIFEQPKINSENVIQIPMSDLDERLWEIPKEEEILVFCQSGKRSRKVVDLLKAEYGFENLKNVEGGIETIIDE from the coding sequence ATGAGATACGACCGACAAATTAAACTAGATGAGGTTGGGGTTTCCGGACAGGAGAAACTTCGTAATGCCAGCGTGCTAATTCTTGGCGTTGGCGGACTTGGTTGCCCCGCCGCGCAATACCTGGCAGGTGCTGGTGTAGGCAGAATAGGATTGATGGACCATGACAGGGTTTCTCTTTCTAACCTGCATCGACAAACCTTATTTAATGAAGGGGATATTGGAAAATCCAAGGCTGAGGTAGCTCAACAAAAGCTGCAGCGACTGAATTCAGAGATCTCACTGGAGGCTATTCCGGAGGCTTTGAGTATCGAAAATGCGCAGAAAATTTGTGGGGAATATGACCTAATTCTGGATGGAACCGACAATTTCGAGACCAAATACCTTATTAATGATGCCTGCATTCTTGCCGATAAACCCTGGGTGTATGCTTCTATCTATAAAAATGAAGGTCAGCTTTCGGTTTTTAATTATCAGAATGGGCCTTCTTATCGCTGTCTTTTTCCAAAGACCACACGGCAGAATATCAGCTGTGAAGCGACTGGAGTTCTTGGCGTGACACCCGGAATCCTCGGAACCATGCAGGCCACTGAAATTTTAAAAATCATTCTGGGTGCAGGAAATGTACTTTCAGGAAAATTAAAACTGATCCATGTCCTATCTGGGCAGGATCAACTTTTATCTATTTCAAAGAGAGAAGAGGAGATCGGGAAGATCAAAGACCACGGAATTATTCCGGTTCGTATAGAATGTAAAGTAAAGGATGAGAACAGGAAGTATCTGGACATCCGGGAAATCTTTGAGCAGCCGAAGATAAATTCAGAAAATGTTATTCAAATTCCCATGAGTGATCTTGATGAGCGTTTATGGGAAATTCCGAAGGAGGAAGAAATCCTGGTCTTCTGCCAGTCGGGTAAGAGAAGCCGTAAAGTCGTGGATTTATTAAAAGCAGAATATGGCTTCGAAAATTTAAAGAATGTTGAAGGAGGAATAGAAACAATTATTGATGAATGA
- the moaCB gene encoding bifunctional molybdenum cofactor biosynthesis protein MoaC/MoaB, which produces MVDITHKIKTLREATAIAVVRTSREETIKAIRENKVPKGNVFEMARAAGLLGVKKTPDLLPDCHPLPIEYSEIEYEIHGLEITISMTVKTIYKTGVEVEAMHGASVVALTMYDMLKPIDKNVEIGTIRLLNKKGGKSSFKVNSEGLTAKIVVCSDTISKGEGEDKAGKAIASKLKEFGINSDIIIIPDEPEEIKSALKNAKTDLVIFTGGTGVGPRDVTPQTIEPLLDLKLKGVEEQMRNYGQQRMPYAMLSRSVAGIMDGKVVLALPGSTKGAAECMDAIFPHVLHVFKVIDGKRHD; this is translated from the coding sequence ATGGTAGATATAACGCATAAGATAAAAACGCTACGGGAAGCTACCGCAATTGCTGTCGTACGAACTTCGAGAGAAGAAACAATAAAAGCGATTAGAGAAAATAAGGTTCCCAAAGGGAATGTTTTTGAAATGGCCAGGGCCGCCGGCTTGTTGGGCGTCAAGAAAACACCTGATCTACTTCCCGATTGTCATCCGCTGCCTATTGAATATTCTGAAATCGAGTATGAAATTCACGGACTTGAAATTACCATTTCGATGACCGTGAAGACCATCTATAAGACCGGTGTGGAGGTGGAAGCCATGCACGGCGCCAGTGTCGTTGCGCTTACGATGTACGATATGCTGAAACCAATCGATAAGAATGTGGAGATTGGGACAATTCGGCTTCTGAATAAAAAAGGTGGAAAATCATCTTTTAAGGTCAATTCTGAAGGATTGACTGCCAAAATTGTGGTTTGTTCAGATACTATTTCAAAAGGTGAGGGTGAAGATAAAGCCGGGAAGGCAATTGCTTCAAAATTGAAGGAATTCGGAATCAATTCAGATATTATCATTATTCCCGATGAACCCGAAGAAATTAAATCGGCTTTAAAAAATGCCAAAACCGATTTGGTCATTTTCACCGGTGGCACGGGAGTTGGCCCACGTGATGTAACTCCTCAAACCATAGAACCATTGCTGGATCTGAAACTAAAAGGCGTAGAGGAGCAAATGAGGAATTATGGGCAGCAGCGAATGCCCTACGCGATGTTGTCAAGATCTGTAGCCGGGATAATGGACGGAAAAGTGGTACTGGCATTGCCAGGTTCGACGAAAGGTGCCGCAGAGTGCATGGATGCGATATTTCCGCATGTATTGCACGTTTTTAAAGTGATAGATGGAAAAAGACATGATTGA
- a CDS encoding cysteine desulfurase family protein translates to MPVEKKIYLDYNATTPVDSRVLDEILPYFTEKFGNASSDHVFGWDAEEAVETSRERIANLLQCKPTELTFTSGATEAANLALFGFCEKNRSKGRHIITCKTEHKAVLDTVKALQKRGFQVSFLNVDSEGNIDLNELENSITSETILVCLMLANNETGLIHPLRKIEKIVHSKGSKLMSDITQAVGKIQVDIGQLNLDLAVFSSHKIYGPKGVGALYINKKNKVEIEPQVFGGGQEKALRPGTLNVPGIVGFGKASEIAFSELEEQSTRSEELRIKLEELLGSIEGAQINSKNSQRLPNTVNVTFENIDGTQLLRRLNSLAVSRGSACTSNTVQPSHVLKAMGLSDEQALASLRISLGRNTNFADIKFAADEIKAQVTMLRTAKV, encoded by the coding sequence ATGCCAGTAGAGAAGAAAATATATCTTGATTATAACGCGACCACACCGGTGGATAGCCGGGTGCTGGATGAGATTTTGCCTTACTTTACTGAAAAATTCGGAAATGCCAGTAGCGACCATGTGTTTGGCTGGGACGCCGAAGAGGCCGTGGAGACCTCAAGAGAAAGAATAGCGAACCTTCTCCAATGTAAACCGACAGAATTAACCTTTACTTCGGGTGCGACGGAAGCTGCAAATCTTGCTTTATTCGGTTTCTGTGAAAAAAATCGTTCTAAAGGGAGACACATTATCACCTGTAAAACCGAACACAAAGCTGTACTTGATACTGTAAAAGCTTTGCAAAAAAGAGGTTTTCAGGTCAGTTTTCTGAATGTGGATTCTGAAGGAAATATCGATTTGAATGAGCTGGAGAATTCTATTACTTCTGAAACTATTCTGGTTTGCCTGATGCTCGCCAATAACGAAACCGGACTTATCCATCCTTTGCGAAAAATTGAAAAAATAGTTCATTCTAAAGGCTCGAAGCTTATGAGCGACATTACTCAGGCAGTAGGAAAGATTCAGGTTGACATTGGTCAGCTGAATTTAGATCTCGCGGTTTTTTCTTCTCACAAAATCTACGGACCCAAAGGTGTTGGCGCTTTATATATCAATAAAAAAAATAAGGTGGAGATAGAACCTCAGGTATTCGGTGGCGGACAGGAAAAAGCATTGCGTCCCGGCACCCTGAATGTTCCGGGAATCGTGGGATTTGGTAAGGCATCGGAAATTGCTTTTTCTGAATTGGAAGAGCAATCGACCAGGTCAGAAGAATTGCGAATTAAACTTGAAGAACTACTTGGAAGTATTGAAGGTGCTCAAATCAATTCTAAAAATTCCCAACGGCTACCCAATACAGTGAATGTCACTTTTGAAAATATAGATGGTACTCAGCTTCTTAGAAGGCTTAATTCACTTGCTGTATCCCGGGGTTCTGCCTGTACTTCCAATACTGTTCAGCCTTCCCATGTTTTAAAAGCGATGGGTTTAAGCGATGAGCAGGCTTTGGCTTCACTGCGGATAAGTCTGGGGAGAAATACGAATTTTGCCGATATCAAATTCGCAGCTGACGAAATAAAAGCACAGGTAACTATGCTTAGAACAGCAAAAGTATGA
- a CDS encoding winged helix-turn-helix domain-containing protein: MKKVKFKCWVEDDGEKFYGPGPNELLKLIQKQGSLSKAAEQMHMSYKKAWELVQRLNEHSEEPLVILKKGGQHGGGAEVTPRGLGIIKEYENLQGKMKELVDQQTGLIKSLK, encoded by the coding sequence ATGAAAAAGGTCAAATTTAAATGCTGGGTGGAAGATGATGGAGAAAAGTTTTATGGCCCCGGGCCCAATGAGCTTTTAAAGTTGATTCAAAAGCAAGGTTCTTTATCGAAGGCGGCAGAGCAGATGCACATGTCTTATAAAAAAGCCTGGGAACTCGTTCAAAGGCTGAACGAACATTCTGAAGAACCACTGGTGATTTTGAAAAAAGGCGGTCAGCATGGCGGAGGAGCCGAGGTGACTCCCAGAGGTTTGGGAATTATAAAAGAATATGAAAACCTTCAGGGAAAAATGAAGGAATTAGTTGATCAGCAAACCGGTTTGATCAAAAGCTTAAAATAA
- the moaA gene encoding GTP 3',8-cyclase MoaA encodes MIEEKKQIVDNFGRKHTYLRISLTDRCNLRCFYCMPEEGIELMEKENIMSLEEIIKLATKFRDLGVDTIRLTGGEPLVRKNFGYLVEELAKLGVTLKITTNGIMLDKYLDLFQKIGLKKINLSLDTLNKAKSVFITKRDYFDRIMKNLEKALEMDMQVKLNIVLIKGVNDNEINDFIELTRYKNLTVKFIEFMPFKGNKWDWSKGVSEKEILDIVSEKFGNIEELKNPKHSTSNNFKVKGHAGSFAIVSTITNPFCSECNRIRLTADGKMKNCLFANSETDLLTPLRNGEEMDPIIINAIKSKKYSRDGMDVKMDPEHYEKNRSMISIGG; translated from the coding sequence ATGATTGAAGAAAAGAAGCAAATAGTAGACAATTTTGGAAGAAAGCATACGTATCTCAGGATTTCCCTGACCGATAGGTGTAATCTTCGATGTTTCTATTGTATGCCGGAAGAAGGGATCGAGCTAATGGAAAAAGAAAATATCATGAGCCTGGAGGAAATCATAAAACTGGCCACAAAATTCCGGGATTTGGGGGTGGATACGATTCGATTAACCGGTGGGGAGCCTTTGGTGAGAAAAAATTTCGGTTACCTGGTGGAGGAACTGGCAAAACTCGGAGTGACTTTAAAGATCACCACGAACGGGATCATGCTCGATAAATATTTGGATCTTTTTCAGAAGATTGGTTTAAAAAAGATCAATCTGAGTCTTGATACCCTTAATAAGGCGAAATCTGTTTTCATCACCAAGCGTGACTATTTTGACCGGATCATGAAGAATCTTGAAAAGGCGCTGGAGATGGACATGCAGGTCAAGCTGAATATCGTTTTGATAAAAGGTGTCAATGATAATGAGATCAATGATTTTATAGAACTTACGCGCTATAAAAACCTAACCGTTAAATTCATCGAATTTATGCCTTTTAAGGGTAATAAATGGGACTGGAGTAAGGGTGTTTCAGAAAAGGAAATTCTAGATATAGTTTCAGAAAAGTTCGGGAATATTGAGGAATTAAAAAATCCGAAACACAGCACATCCAATAATTTTAAGGTAAAAGGACATGCCGGAAGTTTCGCAATTGTGAGCACCATTACCAATCCGTTTTGTTCTGAGTGCAATAGAATCAGGTTAACGGCCGACGGGAAAATGAAGAATTGCCTTTTTGCCAATTCTGAAACCGATCTTTTAACGCCGCTGCGCAATGGCGAAGAAATGGATCCAATTATCATAAATGCGATCAAAAGCAAGAAATATTCCCGGGACGGAATGGATGTGAAAATGGATCCCGAACATTACGAAAAGAACAGATCAATGATTTCAATAGGAGGCTAA